The genomic segment CCTGCTTTTTTGAGGATCGTAAATCGGGATGAGGCGATTTTCGCTCCCCGCTCAAAGTCAAGGATTCCCAGTTCTTCCCCAAGCTCAAAGTGCGGACGAGGTGAAAAATCGAATTGCCGTGGTGTTCCCCACCTCCGCACTTCTGGGTTCTCTTCCTCGCTTTTTCCCACCGGCACAGTATGGTGAGGAATATTGGGCAAAAGGAGTAACTTCTCCTCCCAAATTTGTTCTGCTTCTTTCAGTTTTCTATCTAAGGTTTCGATTTTTTCGGATATGTCCTCAATTTCCTTAAGAAGGGATTGAACGTCTTTACCATCTTTTTTCCACATCCCCACATTTTTGGAAAGCTGGTTTTTTTGACTTTTCAGCTCGTCGACTTCTTTTTGGAATTTGCGTCGGTTTTCGTCAATGCTGAACAGTTCCTCAAGAAAATTTTCGTCCATATTTCTTTTTTGTAGCGCCTCTCTGACCTTTTCTTTGTTTTCTCGAATCCATTTCCAATCGAGCATAACGTTCCTCCTTTTACCCTTTCATAACTGCTAAGGGTCTTGCATAAACCACCCGTTTTGAGATTCCTGCCTCTTCTACCACCTGTACCACGTCGTTTACGTCTTTGTACGCTTCGGGTATTTCCTCTCGCAGGGTGGCTTTGCTTTCAGCCATGACCAGAATCCCCTTCCCTTTCAGTTCTTCGGCGATGTTTCTTCCCCGAGAAGTGCGGTCGGCTTCCGAACGACTCATCACTCTTCCTGCTCCATGACAGGTGGAGCCAAAGGTTTCTTGCATGGCGAGTTCTGTTCCCAGGAGAACGTATGATCCAGTGCCCATGTCTCCCGGAATGAGTACCGGTTGTCCAGCGCGCTGGTACCGTTGAGGAACGTCTTGGTGTCCTATTCCGAAAGCTCGGGTAGCACCCTTGCGGTGAACGCAGAGCTTTTTCCTTTTTCCTTCCACTTCGTGCTCTTCCACCTTGGCGATGTTATGGGCCACATCGTAAAGGACTTCAATCCCTAAATCCCAGGCTGATTTTTGGAATACTTCTTCGAAAGACTCTCGTACCCAGTGGGTGATGAGCTGTCGGTTGGCCCAAGCAAAGTTGGCAGCACAGGCCATGGCGGCAAAGTATTCTTGTCCTTCAGGGGACTGGAAGGGGGCACAGGCAAGCTGTCGGTCTGGTACTTTGATACCGTAGCGGTTCATGGCTTTTTGCATGGTTTGCAGGGCATCGGTACAGACCTGGTGCCCAAATCCCCGGGAACCGGTATGGACCATAACGAGCACCTGTCCCGAAAATAGACCGAAGATTTCGGCGATATCAGGTCGAAAAACTCGTTCCACCACTTCGATTTCCAGGAAATGATTTCCAGAACCCAAGGTTCCCAATTGTCCTTTCCCACGTTCCATGGCTTTGGCACTCACTGCTTCGGGGTCAGCTCCTTCCATGGCTCCTTTTTCCTCGATGTACTCTTCGTCTTCAGGGAACCCAAATCCTCTTTTAATCATGAACCGGGCTCCTTCTTTCATGGCTTTTTTGAGGTCGCTTACGCTGAAGGAAATTCGCCCTTCTGAACCCACCCCGGAAGGAATGTTCCGAAAAAGCACCGAAAGGAGTTTCTCAAGATGTGGTTTTACTTCTTCTGCATTGAGATTGGTTTTAATGAGCCGTACCCCGCAGTTGATGTCAAAACCCACTCCCCCCGGGGAAATTACCCCTCCTGCCTCAATATCGGTTGCGGCCACGCCTCCAATGGGGAAGCCATAACCCCAGTGAATATCGGGCATGGCCATAGACCTTCCCACAATCCCAGGCAAACACGCCACATTGGCTACCTGTTCCGGAGCCTGGTCTTTCCGAATGGCCTGAGTCATCCGTTCGCTGGCGTAGATGATTCCATCAACCAGCATTCCCTTTTTGTACTCCTGGGGTATGATCCAGCGCCAGTTATCGAGTTTTCGTAACGGTCCACTCCATACCTCAGCCATATGTCTTCATCCTCCCCAGCATGTCAGATATCAAAATAGACCTGGGCTCGAAAGTGTTGAGGGTGAATTTCCTCGACTTTAACCTCATAATAAGTGCAAGCCTTGATCACCCGCTGGATGAGGTGTTTTTCCTGGTCAATTGATTCTCCTGAAACTTTTGCCTTCAGATAGTACTGTCCCAATTCTTCAATGGCAAAACACGTAAGGAGGTATCCCTCGGCTTCAAAGAGATACAGCAACTCATTGAGCCAGGTCACCAGGAGGTCTTCGTAGTCGTTGCCCTTCACCTCAACGGTTACTGTTGTGCGACACTCTACATTTCCTAACTCACTAATGAGGGAAAACATTCCCAAGGCAGCGTTGGCAAAGAGCGCTTCGAGCGTTTCTCCCCAGGCAACTAACCCCACGTCAGCGGTATGGTCAAGAATTTCAAATGGTTTCATAATTCCTCCTAATATCCGATTGGCACTCCCTCTCCAATGCGAAAAATAGCCTTCAGTTTGTTGATTAAAATCTCTGTAGCGTTCACGAAGGCTTCTTCGGTGCTCCCCCCAATGTGGGGTGTGCAGATTACATTCTCTTTCCGCAGACAGCTTACATCGGTTGGCGGTTCGGTATCATAGACATCGAGGGCGGCGCCTGCCAGATGTCCTTCATCAAGCGCCTGTAACAACGCTCCCTGGTTGACCACCTTGCCTCGGGAAGTGTTGATCAGGTAGGCCCCCTTTTTCATCTTCTTAATGGCTTCTTCGGAGATCAACCCTTCGGTATCTTTATTCAGCACCACATGAAGTGAAATGATGTCACTTTTTTCCAAGAGTTCATCCAGACGCATAGCCCGTTTCACACCCTTATTGTTGAACTCTTCGTCTTCCACGTAGGGGTCGTAGGCAATCACTTCTGCACGCAAGGCCTTGGCGATCTCAGCAACCCTTCGGCCAATACCCCCAAAACCAATGATTCCCCAAATTTTCCCTTCCACCGTTTGGCCAGTGTACTTGTTTTTTGCCCACTGTCCTTCTTTTAAAAGGGAGCAAGCGGGGCACACGTGCCGCAACAGCGCGATTGCTAAACCAACTGTGAGTTCAGCCACGCTCGAGGCTGATGCTTCGGGAGAATTAATCACCTGAATACCTCGCGCTTCACAGGCTTTCTTATCGATATTATCTGTTCCCACTCCCGGTCTTGCCACCACCTTCAGGTTTGGGGCGTTCATCACCACGTTTGCAGTGACTTTGGGTTTCGAACGGACCACAAAGACATGTTTGTCCTTTATGGCACGAATGATGTCGGCTTCGTCATCAGAAGGGAGCACTTCGACTGGACCAATTTCTTCGGTGAATCGCTTCACCATATCCTCTGGTACACCGTGGGCGCACAGAATACGAATTTCCTCCTTACTCATTGTAATACACCTCCTGAGCTCTATTAATTCCCTCTTGAATCCTAAGGGGAATTCCTTGGCTCGATACAATCGTTCCCAGAACATGACACAAAGCCACGATGAGTTGAGGCGTTCGATATTCCCGGTGGTCAATGCGGATGATCTGGTTTTCCTTCCGTTTTAATCGGTTTACACCTCCCATATCTTGTTTGACAAGGTCATCGAGCACCTGGTCCACATCCACACCTCCAGGAAGACGAATGGTGGTGAAAACTGGTGAAGCGATTTCGTCCCTTTTAACCAGAAGCTCTAATCCCATGGTTTTTATGCCAGCGCGGAGGGTTTTTTTGATTTTCTGGTACTCTATAAGGCGATTTTTTTCGAGCATCGTTTCAATTGAAGCAAGGAATTGAGAGGAAAATTGGCCTCCGTAAGGGTATTGCCAGTCATCGGTCCTCTGAAAACCTCTTAAAGCTTTTTTGCTGGTGCTTACAAGATGTATCGCTTCCGATGCCCCTGTTACCAGAACATCCACATCCCATTCATCCACGGCAAGTTCTACCATCCCCAGCGTATCCCAGGCTGAAACTACACAACCAATCCCTTTTGCCCGACACGTTTTTGCAATCGGTGCAACGTCCACTACCAGTCCCGTCGATGTTTCGTGAACGGTGAGAAGCAATCCTTTTATGGTTTTTCCACCGATGCTTTGCCAGAGGAGTTCGATATCCTCTTCTCGTATCGTTTCTCCCCACTCACTGCCCAGGCGAATGACGTTAAACCCTGACTGTTCGGCAATACTTGCCCAGTGGTCACTATCTTCCCCCATAATGGGTACAAGAAGTGTCGCTCCTGGTGGGAAAAAGCTAACCGTCACTTTTGCTAAGACGGTATTTTTGACCTCTGGCCACAGCATCACATCACTTTTTGTTCCCAGGGTCATTTTCAGTTTAGATATGACCTCTTGAACGGACCTTTGCTCCTCCATATTCGCCCCCATTTAAATAAAAAACTCTCGCCCAGGGGCGAGAGTTTTCCCGCGGTGCCACCCTCATTCAATGGGTTCACCCATCCTCATTAGGCTAACGCCTTCGGCGGAAGTAGCTACTCTCCTTTCACCACTTCGGCTCCAGGACGGATTCAAAGGAGAGAAAAACCGGTTTACACCTTCATCCGGATCTCTGTGTATTTCTCTTTCCTTTTACTATTTCCCTTCTTCGCCTTTATCAATTATTGAATTGACCATATCTTAACTAGCTTCAAAGGGAAAGTCAAGGAAGTGGAAGAGAAAGTTTTGAGAAAAAGAGACAGCCGAGAATCAAGAAATGGTTTGAGTTTTACCTTTTTTCCTGGGCAGTGGAAGCAGACACGATGCTTTCTCAGTTGGATTGACCTTCCTCTTTGTATGCATTAAAATGTGTATTGGGAGGTGTATTCAATGCGTACGAATATTGTCATTGACGATGAACTCTTAAAGGAAGCAATGGAATTAGCCCGGGTCAAAACCAAAAAAGAGGCTGTGGCGGTTGCCCTCCAGGAATTCGTCCGAAATAGAAGGAGAAAAAATCTTGGGGAATTGAAGGGGAAAATACAATTCGCTGAAGAGTACGATTATAAAAGTATGAGGAATACCCTGTGATTCTGGTCGACACTTCGGTGCTCATCCCCTTTCTGAAAGGAATCGAAAACGAAAAAACCAGAAAATTTGAGGAACTGCTCAAGAAGAGTATTCCTTTTGGAATCAATTATTGCATTTACCAGGAAGTTTTGCAGGGTGCTCGAGACGAAAAGGAATTCAGAGTCTTGGAAAAGTACCTCTCTTCGCAGATATTTTATGAATTCCAATATGGTCGTGAATCGTATCAAAAAGCAGCCCTTCTTTATCTCCGTTGCCGGAAAGCGGGGTTCACGATACGCAGTACCGTCGATCTTATCATCGTTCAGACAGCGATTGAAAATGGTCTCTACCTTTTGCATGACGACCGAGATTTCACAATCATTGCCAGAGTCGAGAATAAATTGATGGAATGGTAAAGGCAACGTGTCGTTTGGTTTTCGGTTTGCCATTCTTTAGAAAGTTGAAACCAGAAAACCAGACGTTTCTGCCTGTTCTGCGTGTTAAAATAATAATATAGGTGTTCGATGTGGGTACTATCTGGCATCAAAAATTGGGAAAGAGGCTTCTTGATCTTATTTTGGCCGCAGTGGCAATGGTAGTGCTTTCTCCGGTCATTGTGGTGGTGGCATCACTCATTTATTTCACCATGGGTAGGCCAGTACTGTTTCGTCAGCGCCGCCCTGGCCTCCACGGGAAACCATTTCTCCTTTATAAGTTTCGGACCATGCTGGTACTCTATGACCAGGAAGGTAATCCTCTTCCTGATGAGAAACGCTTGACGAAATTGGGAAAATTCCTGCGTCGCACTTCCTTAGACGAACTTCCAGAATTATGGAATATCCTGCGGGGGGATATGAGTTTTGTCGGTCCCAGACCTTTACTCATGGAATACCTTTCGCGCTACACCCCGGAACAGGCCCGTCGCCATGAAGTAAAACCAGGCCTCACTGGATGGGCTCAGGTCCACGGACGAAATGCCATATCCTGGGAGGAAAAGTTTAAGCTGGATGTGTGGTACGTGGACCACTGGAATTTGAAGCTGGATTTGCAAATCCTCTGGAAGACGTTATTTTTGGTGTTGAAAGGGGAAGGCATTAGTGCTGAAGGACATGTCACTATGCCTGAATTTAGGGGAAAAACGGGGTGAAGCAATGAACGGAGTTGTGGTTGTGGGGGGAGGAGGGCATGCCAAAGTGGTTCTCGCTACGCTTTTAGCGGCGGATTTTTCGGTCGAGGGAATTCTTGATGATAATGAGACAAAGTGGGGGCGAAAAATCTTTGATATTCCCATCCTCGGTCCTCTGGAGATGCTTCGATCGGGAAAGTTTGTTCGGGCTGTTGTTGCCGTGGGCGACAATAAGATGCGCAAAAAAATTGTAGAAGACTTCGGGGGTTGTTGTGAATGGGTTACCGCCGTTCATCCTCATTCTTTTGTTTCCCAGGATGTCAGGATTGGAAAAGGAACGGTAGTATTTGCAGGTACTGTGATTCAGCCTGGCACCGCGGTAGGAGACCATGTTATTATTAATACCGGCGTGACTGTGGATCACGACTGCACTGTGGGCGATTTTGTTCACCTTGCTCCTGGGGTACATCTTGCAGGTTCGGTTGTGGTTGAGGAAGGGAGTTTTTTGGGTATTGGTAGCGTAGTGATACCCGAAAAATCGGTCGGTTGCTGGGCTACCGTAGGTGCAGGAGCGGTGGTTATTCGAGATGTTCCTCCTTTGACCACCGTAGTGGGTATACCTGCAAAACCTGTACTGGGTGAGAAGAAGTAAATTACCTACCATGGAAAAACAAATTGACAGACATTGTGAGGAAAAAAACAATATAGGAGGGATGCATTCTTGATGAAGCTTATAAAAGGGTTTCAGGTGATTTAATGTCCTCTTCCTTTTTCAAAAGCGCGGTGGGGCATTTTTTGATTGACATTGCATCCCTGGTGTTGGCTACTGTTTTTGCCTTCTTTTTCCGATTTGAGTTTCGTTTGCCACAGGTTTATGCGCGGGTGATTCCTTGGGTGATTCTCAGAGAAATTCCTATTTTTCTCGTTTTCTATTTTCTTTTTCGCATTCATCAGCCGTTATGGGAGTATTTCAGTCTCGATGCTCTGCGGGACCTGGTGTTGGTTATAACCCTGGAAAAACTTACCTTTACGTTCCTGTATTTTATTTTTCCTTTTCAAAGTTTCCCCCGGTCGGTGGTGGTCATCTCCTATACCACCACCCTGCTTTTCCTTTTTTTTGTGAGGGTGGTAGTCCGATGGTGGCATGAGAGGGAGAAAAGGAGAGAGGGTGTCAGGGGTGTGGCCCGGTCCAAGAGGGTTCTTGTTATCGGAGCTGGCGACGCCGGAGAGAAAATCCTGCGAGAGATTAAGGCGCACCCTGAGCTTGGATATGAGGTGGTTGGATTGCTCGATGATGACCGTCACAAAAGAGGAAAGGTGATTCACGGAGCGAGAATTTTGGGAGGCATTGGGGATTTGCCCAGAATGGTGCAGGATTTGCATGTACATGAGGTCCTGATTGCCATTCCGTCGGCAAAACCGTCACTTTTCAGGCAAATTGTGACCCTGGCCTCTTCGGTAAAGGTTGCTTTGCGCACCTTGCCTGGTATATGGGAACTCATCGATGGGACAGTGAGCGTGAGCAAGCTGCGCAGAGTAAAGCTGGAAGACCTTCTGGAACGAGAGGTGGTAAGCCTTGATTCTTCTGCCATCAGCGAATATCTTGCGGACCGGGTGGTTCTTGTAACCGGTGCAGGAGGATCGATTGGTTCAGAAATTTGCCGACAGGTGGTTATGTACCATCCAAGAAGACTCCTTCTTCTTGGGCGGGGCGAGAATAGCATTTTTAATGTGGAGCTCGAACTCAGGTGGAAATATCCTGAACTCTCAATGCGAAGCTACATCGCCGACATCCGGGATAGGGAACGGATTTTGGCCATCTTTGCCAGGGAAAAGCCAGAAGTGGTCTTTCATGCCGCGGCTCACAAACATGTACCATTGATGGAGGAAAACCCCTATGAAGCGATAACCAATAACATTTTTGGTACCGTGAACGTGATTGGAGCTTCTAGAGCTTACGGGGTGAAAAAGTTAATTTTTATATCGACTGATAAAGCTGTGTATCCTGCAAATATCATGGGAGCCACCAAAAGAATTGGAGAAATGCTTCTGCGTGCTTATAGTGATTCGTCCACTCAGCTTATCGGAGTGCGCTTTGGGAATGTGCTGGGGAGTCGGGGAAGCGTGGTGGAGGTGTTTCGAAAGCAACTGGAGGAGGGTTTACCCCTAACCATTACCCATCCTGACATGGAACGGTTTTTCATGACCATTGAAGAAGCAGTGGGACTTGTCCTGCAGGCTGGGGCAATGGGTCGTTCCGGAGATCTGTTTGTCCTGGACATGGGAAAGCCAGTCAAAATTCTGGATCTTGCCCGAAATTTCGTTGAGCTTTCAGGATATACCCTTGAGGAAGTCGGGATTCGGTTCATCGGAACGCGTTCAGGAGAACGAATTCGAGAAGACCTCTGGGAAAAAGAGGAAAAGGTTGAAAAAACCGTACATCCCAAAATCTTGCGAGTGCTTTCTTGGGGTGTTGTGGATGACTCCTTTCTGCGGGAACTGGAAAGATTCAAAGATCACGCAAAAGCCGAAAATCCTTCGGAATGTCTTGCTCTGCTTCAAGACATCATTGCTCGGTTCGGGACTCCAAAAGGAAGTTAATGATATCGACTTTCGGCAATAATCTGAAGCGGAATATCTTTCTGGAAGATTTGATTCTAAGCGTGATAGACGTTGTGGAATAATATCTTGAGGAGGTACAGAGCATGGAAAAACGAAGACTCGGTCAGACCGATGTAACCCTTTCCTTGGTCGGCCTTGGTGGTTTTCACCTGGTGGAACTCCTTTTTGAGGATGCGGTGCGGTTGGTGAATGGCTATCTTGATCTGGGAGGAAATTATCTGGAAACAGCGGAAAGTTATGGCCATGGAGATTCGGAACGAAAGATTGGTGCCGTGTTAAAAACTCGCCGCAGGGAATGCGTGGTGGCGACGAAATCAAAAAGTAGAACCAGGAAAGAAATTGTACAATCAATCGATGGAAGCCTCAAGAGATTGCAGACGGACTGGATTGACCTCTTTTTTATCCATGAGTTCAACCGCTATGAGGTCCTCGATGCGGTGAGTGCTCCAGGTGGAGCGCTGGAAGGGATAGAAGAGGCCAAAAATGCTGGGAAAATCCGTTACGTAGCTTTTTCAAACCACGTAACCCCAGAAGTGGCTGAAAAGGCGCTTTCGCTCTATCCATTTGATGCTCTAATGATTCCCCTAAATTATTTTGATCGGTTTCATTTTCCAGGTTGGGAAGAAAGAGTGATACCTCTGGCACAGTTAAAAGGTGCTGGAGTACTGGCCATGAAGGTTTTTTCTGATGGGTTTTTGTGGCAAAACCCTGAGGCAGCCCTCCGGTATACGCTTTCGCTTCCGGTGAGCTGTCTGGTTCTGGGGGCCAATACCGAAGAGTACCTGCGAAGCGATATGGCTTTGGTGGAACAACTCACCCCCATGAGCGAGGAAGAGAAAGAACGGTGGTTTTTCGATGCTCCAGAACTCGGTCAGTACGTGTGTCGGCAGTGCGGTAAGTGTCTGCCTTGCCCACAGGGGATTGATATCCCAAAGATTTTCCTCCTTGAAGGGCAATATGACCGACAAATGAAGGATGACCAGGTTCGCAATCCAGCGGAATATGCCCTCCGGGACCGCCTGCGTTTCTGGTTTGGGAACCAGGACTATGCGCAGGAAACCTATGCATCGATGGCGCCAAACGCTCTTACCTGTAATCAGTGTGGTGAATGTGAAAAACGCTGTCCGTACGGGTTACGCATTGTGCGAAAACTGGTCATTGCCCATGAGAAGCTGACGGATAGCCGTCCTGCAGGATATACCCGAATTTTCTGAGGGATAAATATCGTTACGCCGTGAAACTCAGCGACTTCAAAAGAGGTAGAAACTAATTACCAAAATTTTTTCCAAAGGATGTGGTGTCTTTTTGTTTGCCAAGGTTTTGGACCGATATGTGATGAGAGAAAGTGCTTCAGGAATGTTTCTGTGGGTCGGCGCAGTGACCATTGTGATGCTTGTTCAGGTACTTTTCGAGCTGGCAGAGTTTTTTGTGAATGAACAGGTTCCCTTGTTTGTGGCGATAGAAATCTTACTCCTCTACATTCCGGCTCAGATGGTGATGACCTTTCCCATTTCCGCACTTCTTGCGGCGGAACTCAATCTGGGAAGGCTAAGCCGGGATAGCGAACTCGTGGCCATTGAGGCAAGTGGAGTGAGCTTGAAGCGATTTCTCTGGCCTTATATTGTGTTTTCGCTTCTGGTGGCGTTGGGGTCTTTTGCCCTCAACGACCTGGTGGTTCCGGAAACTAACCATCGTGCCCAAGTTCTTTTGCGGGAATACGTTTACAAGAAGACTCCGCCCAGAATTCAGCAGAATGTCTTTTTCCGTGATTCGGAAGACCGCTATTTTTATGTGAATGAACTTGATAACCGTACCTGGGAAATGCGTCGAGTGATCATCTATGAGATGGGTAAGTCCCGCTTCTTTCCCAATGTGATTGTGGCTCAGAGAGCGCGCTGGTTAGAGGATCAGTGGCTCCTTGAAGACGGAGTACTGAGTCGGTACAACGATGAGGGTCGCCTGGAAGAAGAGATGGCCTTTTCGCGGATGACCATTGACATGAGAGAGGAACTCAAGGAATTTTTTGAAAAACAGCGCAATCCTGAGGAAATGTCTTTTCGGGAGCTCCGCCAGCAAATTGAAATCCTCAAGAAAGCTGGGTCAAATACCCAAAAGCTTGAAGTGGCCTATCACCTCAAATTTGCTCTTCCCTTTTCCGCTCTGATGTTTATTCTGATAGGAATGCCCCTGGGGTTGCAACGACGAAAAGATAGCAAAACCCTGGGAGTGATTGTCACCGTAATCCTTGCCTTCGTTTACTATATCCTTCTTTCGGTTTTTCGCTCTCTGGGGCGGGGAGAGATTATGGTTCCCTGGCTTGCAGCCTGGATGCCAGACATCGTATTTGGTGTTTTTGGTTTTGTGTTATACTTGCTGATGGATAGGAAGTGAGAGGATGCGATACGGAAAATGGTTGGGAATCTTCTTGTTGGTTTTTTTTCATGGCTTGGGCTCGGCTTCCGTGCTGGAACATCACGTTGACCTGGTGGAGCAGGCGCTCAACGCTAAGACGGAGGGGGATTACACCAGGGCGATGGCGCTTCTTGAACAGTGTGTCCAGGAGGGGGTGCGGCTTCACGATGCCTATTACGAGATGGGTTTGATTCTTCTGGAAAAAGGAGAATATCGTAAAGCCCTGTCGATTTCGGGAAAGGCGGTGCAGGCTTTTTGGAAACATCTGGCCGAAAACCCTGAGGACCACTGGAGCTGGTTGCGATTGGGATATATCCACGAATTGCGCAGTGAAGCTCCTACAATCAACGAATGGCAGAAAGCACTGATGGCCCTAAAAAAAGCCGTGGAGCTTTCTCCTCAAAATCCTCTATACCTTTTGCATTTGGGTTTTGTCTATTACCGGATGAAGGAACATGATGAAGCCGAAGAAGCTCTGCGCCTGGCGCTTTCTCTTCAACCTGATAACGTGGAAATTCATTATTTTTTGGCTCTTATCCTGAAAGCGCAGGGAAAAAACGAGGAGGCCAAGGAAAAATTTCGTTTCGTGGTTGAACATGCTTCTTCGGATTACAGAAACTATGGTTTGGCAAAGAGAGAATTGGCGAGCCTGGAAAGGATGGAACGCTGATGAAAAGGTGTCTTGCTCTGGGGATGGTGGTCATTCTGGTCTTTTTGACCGGTTGCTTGGGGAATGTCAAGAAGGGGTCGATAGAAGGGGAAGTGTGGGGAGGTAATGGCCCTCTTACGGGAGCCCTGGTTGAAGCAGGGGGTGTAAAAGCGATTACGGACAGTGAGGGACATTTTCGCCTTGAGGACGTTCCAGCGGGGCAGACTTTTGTCTTTTTCTCGGCTGATTCGTATGTGGGTGCGTTTCGACAGGTGTCTGTCTCTCCAGATGAAACGGTTTTTCTTTCAGTGATTACGCTCCTTCCTCAATCCGAAAGGACTTTAAAGGAATATGTTTTTCTTCTCTATGAAAGTGGATTGTATGAGCGGGCACTTCGGGAAGCCGAGGTATTCCTTGTTTTGTATCCTTCAAGTCGTGATGTGTTTGATATCAGGTTTGTCAAGGGTGCTTCGCTTTTTGAGCTTGACCGGTATTTTGAAGCGGTTTCAGTCCTTGAATCTGTTACATCCTCTGCGAGTGACTTTGCCGATGACGCTCAGTACCTGATTGCCAAAAGTTTTGGGGAGGGGCTGAAAGATTACTGGAAGGCTATTGTAGAATACCAGCGTTTTGTGGAGCAATATTCCCAGAGCGAACTTTTGGGGAATGCGTATTATGAAATGGGGGATTGTTACTACATTGTGGGTGAATACACCAAAGCCCTTTCTGCTTATGAAAATGCCGTCAATCAGGGTGGTGAAGCGGGTCGAAAAGCACTGTATTCCATGGCTCATTGCCTTTATAAGCTGGAATTCTATAACCGGGCAGCCAGCCGGTTTTTAGAGTACGTGGAAAAATATCCTGATACTGACCTTTCTGATGACGCCCAGTACTTTGCTGGTGCTTCGTTTTATAAAGCATCCCGTTTTTCGGAAGCGCTATCGTCCTTTGAAACCTGTATCACCCGGTATCCCCAGGGGAAATGGTATAATGGCATACTCATTGCTCCTGCGGCCCTTTTCCATAAAGGTCTGTGCTTGGAAAAGTTAGGACGGTACCTGGAAGCCTATGAGGTCTATTTGGGTATTGTCCGGGATTATCCGGGTGCTAAATGGGCGGATGGATCATCTTTGATTCAGAGCGTCTATTTTCGCATTAACTGGCTGAAACAAAACTTCCTGTAAGTTTGCCGGTCAATGTATCCTCAAGAAGATCGGGAAATTGTTCAAGAAGTCCTAAACGGGAAAAAAGAACTCTTTGCGCTCCTTGTGCATCGTTACGAAGATAAAATTTTCAATTATATTTACTATATGGTCAAGCAGAAAGAAGAAGCCGAGGACCTGGCACAAACTACCTTTGTCAAAGCGTTTTTCTCCTTGCGTCAATACAATCACGCTTACGAATTTTCCACCTGGATTTATACCATTGCCCGAAATGTGTGCCTTGATTACTTCCGAAAGCGAAAAAGGGGAGATGTGGACCTGTCGCTCAATTTTGCCGTCAGTGAAGACGGGGATACGGAAATGGGGGAGTTAATCGAAGAAGAGCATTCTCCGGATCCGCTTCGGACCGTTCTGAATGAAGAGCTTCGGGAAAAAATTGAAAAGGCCATTGAGCGCCTTCCTTTGAACCTTCGAGAAATCGTTGTTTTACGGCATCTGGAAGACTGTTCGTACGAGGAAATTGCCCAGATTATGGATTTGCCAGTGGGGACGGTAAAATCGTGTCTTCATCGAGCAAGGAAAAAGCTGAAGGAATGGTTGGAAGGATATCTGGAGTGAAACTTAAAGGATAG from the Atribacterota bacterium genome contains:
- a CDS encoding RtcB family protein, with product MAEVWSGPLRKLDNWRWIIPQEYKKGMLVDGIIYASERMTQAIRKDQAPEQVANVACLPGIVGRSMAMPDIHWGYGFPIGGVAATDIEAGGVISPGGVGFDINCGVRLIKTNLNAEEVKPHLEKLLSVLFRNIPSGVGSEGRISFSVSDLKKAMKEGARFMIKRGFGFPEDEEYIEEKGAMEGADPEAVSAKAMERGKGQLGTLGSGNHFLEIEVVERVFRPDIAEIFGLFSGQVLVMVHTGSRGFGHQVCTDALQTMQKAMNRYGIKVPDRQLACAPFQSPEGQEYFAAMACAANFAWANRQLITHWVRESFEEVFQKSAWDLGIEVLYDVAHNIAKVEEHEVEGKRKKLCVHRKGATRAFGIGHQDVPQRYQRAGQPVLIPGDMGTGSYVLLGTELAMQETFGSTCHGAGRVMSRSEADRTSRGRNIAEELKGKGILVMAESKATLREEIPEAYKDVNDVVQVVEEAGISKRVVYARPLAVMKG
- a CDS encoding archease, with product MKPFEILDHTADVGLVAWGETLEALFANAALGMFSLISELGNVECRTTVTVEVKGNDYEDLLVTWLNELLYLFEAEGYLLTCFAIEELGQYYLKAKVSGESIDQEKHLIQRVIKACTYYEVKVEEIHPQHFRAQVYFDI
- a CDS encoding hydroxyacid dehydrogenase, with protein sequence MSKEEIRILCAHGVPEDMVKRFTEEIGPVEVLPSDDEADIIRAIKDKHVFVVRSKPKVTANVVMNAPNLKVVARPGVGTDNIDKKACEARGIQVINSPEASASSVAELTVGLAIALLRHVCPACSLLKEGQWAKNKYTGQTVEGKIWGIIGFGGIGRRVAEIAKALRAEVIAYDPYVEDEEFNNKGVKRAMRLDELLEKSDIISLHVVLNKDTEGLISEEAIKKMKKGAYLINTSRGKVVNQGALLQALDEGHLAGAALDVYDTEPPTDVSCLRKENVICTPHIGGSTEEAFVNATEILINKLKAIFRIGEGVPIGY
- a CDS encoding aminotransferase class V-fold PLP-dependent enzyme; the protein is MEEQRSVQEVISKLKMTLGTKSDVMLWPEVKNTVLAKVTVSFFPPGATLLVPIMGEDSDHWASIAEQSGFNVIRLGSEWGETIREEDIELLWQSIGGKTIKGLLLTVHETSTGLVVDVAPIAKTCRAKGIGCVVSAWDTLGMVELAVDEWDVDVLVTGASEAIHLVSTSKKALRGFQRTDDWQYPYGGQFSSQFLASIETMLEKNRLIEYQKIKKTLRAGIKTMGLELLVKRDEIASPVFTTIRLPGGVDVDQVLDDLVKQDMGGVNRLKRKENQIIRIDHREYRTPQLIVALCHVLGTIVSSQGIPLRIQEGINRAQEVYYNE
- a CDS encoding type II toxin-antitoxin system VapB family antitoxin, whose product is MRTNIVIDDELLKEAMELARVKTKKEAVAVALQEFVRNRRRKNLGELKGKIQFAEEYDYKSMRNTL
- a CDS encoding PIN domain nuclease, producing MILVDTSVLIPFLKGIENEKTRKFEELLKKSIPFGINYCIYQEVLQGARDEKEFRVLEKYLSSQIFYEFQYGRESYQKAALLYLRCRKAGFTIRSTVDLIIVQTAIENGLYLLHDDRDFTIIARVENKLMEW
- a CDS encoding sugar transferase, with amino-acid sequence MVVLSPVIVVVASLIYFTMGRPVLFRQRRPGLHGKPFLLYKFRTMLVLYDQEGNPLPDEKRLTKLGKFLRRTSLDELPELWNILRGDMSFVGPRPLLMEYLSRYTPEQARRHEVKPGLTGWAQVHGRNAISWEEKFKLDVWYVDHWNLKLDLQILWKTLFLVLKGEGISAEGHVTMPEFRGKTG
- a CDS encoding acetyltransferase, with product MNGVVVVGGGGHAKVVLATLLAADFSVEGILDDNETKWGRKIFDIPILGPLEMLRSGKFVRAVVAVGDNKMRKKIVEDFGGCCEWVTAVHPHSFVSQDVRIGKGTVVFAGTVIQPGTAVGDHVIINTGVTVDHDCTVGDFVHLAPGVHLAGSVVVEEGSFLGIGSVVIPEKSVGCWATVGAGAVVIRDVPPLTTVVGIPAKPVLGEKK